From one Lycium barbarum isolate Lr01 chromosome 6, ASM1917538v2, whole genome shotgun sequence genomic stretch:
- the LOC132645465 gene encoding phospholipase A1 PLIP1, chloroplastic encodes MACSCVSIINSPVTKSSKDSWMEQDNFRRSFSSKGSREKAQMRRCYSDNHLSCRANRIQSLETQPKLKSSRSTGGPFKLQLSSSFLPDSLRSFLFDSETSEDINIEGVIFETGHDPDHDHDRDNNGMEAEEETRRSNWIRRLVELRRNWIEKQKEDDAEILEDNIENSGEDSEEEGCEIDYDDDNDAADEVNIDRESFSGLLRRVSWSESKLFSQLAFLCNMAYVIPEIKAKDLERCYGLDFITSSLEKKAEAMAIKAKFNKESIRIPVPLSDKSMLNSDKTEETEHKHLPRPSVAYDIAASAASYVHSRAKGLLSLGSESKLAVDDATLKGNKRCSADEQDNSSQRVYKSEMAAYVAASTMTTMVAADEKQKLEAAMDLQSLQSSPCEWFICDDLSTYTRTFVIQGSDSLASWQANLFFEPSKFEEMDVLVHRGIYEAAKGIYDQFMPEIVEHLQRFGNKAKFQFTGHSLGGSLSLLVNLMLLTRKVVKPSSLLPVVTFGSPFVFCGGQKVLNDLGLDENHVQCVMMHRDIVPRAFSCNYPNHVAQVLKRLNSTFRSHPCLNKNKLLYSPMGKIFIIQPDEKTSVPHPLLPPGSGLYSLDTTHCAFTRRAFRAFLNSPHPLEILSDPTAYGSGGTILRDHDSSNYLKAVNSIIRQRTKLLVRRVRKQRSLIWPLLASQSPHAWSHERDIETRGILRKEIMSGV; translated from the exons ATGGCGTGCAGTTGTGTATCCATAATAAACTCTCCTGTGACCAAAAGCTCTAAAGATTCGTGGATGGAGCAAGACAACTTTCGGAGGTCATTTTCGAGCAAAGGGAGTCGTGAGAAGGCTCAAATGAGAAGATGCTATTCCGACAACCACCTGAGCTGTCGTGCAAATCGTATCCAGAGTTTGGAAACACAGCCGAAATTGAAGAGTAGTCGTTCTACAGGAGGCCCCTTTAAACTTCAGTTGTCAAGTTCATTCCTCCCTGATTCTCTTCGGTCATTCTTGTTTGATAGTGAGACCAGTGAGGATATTAACATAGAGGGCGTTATCTTCGAGACTGGCCATGATCCTGATCATGATCACGATCGTGACAACAATGGGATGGAGGCTGAGGAAGAGACAAGAAGGTCCAATTGGATTCGAAGGCTCGTGGAACTAAGGAGAAATTGGATAGAGAAACAGAAGGAGGACGATGCAGAGATACTTGAAGACAACATAGAAAATAGTGGTGAAGACTCTGAGGAGGAAGGTTGTGAAATAGATtatgatgatgacaatgatgcaGCAGACGAGGTGAACATTGATAGAGAATCCTTCTCCGGTTTGTTAAGGAGAGTCTCCTGGTCAGAGTCCAAGCTTTTCTCTCAGCTGGCTTTCTTATGCAACATGGCTTATGTTATTCCCGAGATCAAG GCCAAGGATTTAGAAAGATGCTATGGACTGGACTTCATAACATCTTCCTTAGAGAAAAAGGCAGAAGCTATGGCTATCAAAGCCAAGTTCAACAAGGAGTCAATTCGTATTCCAGTGCCATTATCAGATAAGTCAATGCTTAATTCAGATAAAACAGAGGAAACCGAGCATAAGCATCTACCTCGGCCATCTGTTGCTTATGATATAGCAGCTTCTGCAGCATCTTATGTCCACTCCCGTGCTAAGGGCCTGTTATCGCTTGGCAGTGAGTCCAAATTGGCAGTTGATGATGCGACCTTGAAAGGCAACAAAAGGTGCTCAGCAGATGAACAAGACAATTCTTCCCAAAGAGTATACAAGTCAGAGATGGCGGCATATGTAGCtgcatcaacaatgacaacaatggTTGCAGCTGATGAGAAACAAAAGCTGGAGGCAGCGATGGACCTTCAATCACTTCAATCCTCACCTTGTGAATGGTTTATTTGTGATGACTTATCCACATATACTCGTACTTTTGTTATTCAG GGATCAGACTCATTGGCATCATGGCAGGCAAATCTCTTCTTTGAACCCAGCAAATTTGAG GAAATGGATGTGTTGGTTCATCGAGGAATTTATGAAGCTGCAAAAGGAATATATGACCAATTCATGCCAGAGATAGTGGAGCATCTGCAGAGGTTTGGCAACAAGGCCAAGTTTCAATTTACTGGCCACTCTCTAGGAGGAAGCCTCTCACTTCTGGTCAACTTAATGCTGCTAACTCGGAAGGTCGTCAAGCCATCCTCTCTTCTACCAGTTGTCACTTTTGGATCACCATTTGTGTTCTGTGGTGGTCAAAAGGTACTCAATGATTTGGGTTTGGATGAGAATCATGTGCAGTGTGTGATGATGCATAGAGACATTGTTCCAAGGGCATTTTCATGCAACTACCCAAACCATGTGGCCCAAGTCCTCAAACGTTTAAACAGTACATTCAGATCCCATCCTTGTCTGAATAAGAAT AAACTGTTATACTCTCCAATGGGAAAGATATTCATCATCCAGCCTGATGAGAAGACATCTGTCCCTCACCCTTTGCTTCCTCCAGGCAGTGGTCTTTATTCCTTAGATACCACCCATTGTGCATTTACTAGGAGAGCTTTCAGAGCCTTTCTGAATTCTCCACACCCATTAGAAATTCTAAGTGACCCTACGGCATATGGTTCTGGTGGTACAATTCTCAGGGATCATGACTCGAGCAATTATCTGAAGGCTGTGAACAGCATTATAAGGCAACGCACTAAGCTACTTGTCCGGAGAGTAAGAAAACAGAGGAGCCTGATTTGGCCATTATTGGCTTCACAATCTCCACACGCATGGAGCCATGAGCGTGACATAGAAACCAgaggaatattaagaaaggaaataatgTCAGGCGTTTGA
- the LOC132645459 gene encoding uncharacterized protein LOC132645459 isoform X2, with protein sequence MGELEEWAEPSGLLPNGLVADAGPVIGVLDSERWSKAEERTAELIACIKPNQPSEERRNAVADYVQRLIMKCFPCQVFTFGSVPLKTYLPDGDIDLTAFSNNQSLKDTWAHQVRDMLEKEEKNENAEFHVKEVQYIQAEVKLIKCLVENIVVDISFNQLGGLCTLCFLEEVDHLINQNHLFKRSIILIKAWCYYESRLLGAHHGLISTYALETLVLYIFHVFNNSFAGPLEVLYRFLEFFSNFDWDNFCVSLWGPVPISSLPDVTAEPPRKDAGELLLSKLFLDACSSVYAVFPGGQENQGLPFVSKYFNVIDPLRVNNNLGRSVSKGNFYRIRSAFGFGAKRLARLLDCPKENLIYEVNQFFMNTWERHGSGQRPDAPEAELSRLRLSTPDDIPDSQNFRVNPSGKKVSKVEGANPRNVSSQHGNHSSGTFSRMNDSSVSSYTENQKSHGNLSNSRVPDQVQKEATSSQVSHTDKIQRESKSDQVVNDIQGRFVFARTRSSPELTDTYGDSNNQGRRGRAPEIAKTQPTPMRQDSSYKRKNQGSENIAGQSGRSLNDNTPSVRHVPSHQSHDPVTESNGGSNSFHRESSIDVLNEELSSTSGTQGMHQEEQDLVNMMASTSMHGFNGQVHFPFNWASAQLPFPISPPFLTSMGYNQRNMPGVPTSIPFMDPAFSNMQFPHGLISPHFNQYFPGLGLNPTSEDPIDRNNENFSPMEMNSGEAENDFWQEPDAGSSVGFDPENGNYETLQSDFKQQSIHSGFNFVPSSWVTGSGNSLGAQQKYMKEKRGPIGEEHSDNIQFQDSRVNDIYAEERMASSRFSSSAHSSSMRSKTSSESSWDGSSAKSTKSAKESRGKKTGAAEPTSGYGKGKMMSDHVSDQAEDEDQDWNSVSNVGTEMAERIQGPQSVISMHLARHVAEHEVAQTSGSDPMMPIAPMLIGPGSRQRMTDNSGVIAFYPTGPPVPFLTMLPIYNIPPEAGTPDSSTSPLGGEECLDHRDSGQNFDTSEGVLDHSEDLTPSSSFRGATSIEAPDEHRPDILNSDFASHWQNLQYGRFCQNPRHSGQLVYPSPVMVPPVYLQGRFPWDGPGRPHSANMNHFTQLTSYGPRALPIAPLQSASNRPPNVFQRYVDEIPRFRSGTGTYLPNPKVSVRDRHSSNTRRGNYNYERNDNHVDRESNWTMNPKSRAGGRNYNRSQSEKSNSRGDRLASNDSRADRSWSSHRHDSVPSYLSQNGQLRGNSSHSGPPPNVAYGMYPLTAMNPSGVTSNEPGGSPVVMLYPFDHNAGYGPQGEQLEFGSLGRPASVNEQSQPGEGNRQRGAFEQQRFHAVSGQRSSPDQPSSPHHQR encoded by the exons ATGGGAGAGCTTGAGGAATGGGCAGAGCCAAGTGGGCTATTGCCAAATGGTCTAGTGGCAGATGCGGGGCCCGTTATCGGAGTCCTCGACTCTGAGAGATGGTCAAAGGCTGAGGAAAGGACTGCAGAGCTTATTGCCTGCATTAAGCCTAATCAACCATCCGAGGAGCGTAGAAATGCTGTTGCTGATTACGTCCAGCGGCTCATCATGAAGTGTTTCCCATGTCAG GTTTTTACATTTGGCTCAGTACCCTTGAAGACTTATCTTCCTGATGGGGACATTGATTTAACTGCCTTCAGTAACAACCAAAGTTTAAAAGATACATGGGCTCATCAGGTTCGTGATATGCTAGAGAAGGAGGAGAAAAATGAAAATGCTGAATTTCATGTTAAGGAGGTTCAGTACATTCAGGCAGAA GTGAAGTTAATTAAATGTTTAGTTGAAAATATCGTGGTTGACATATCTTTCAATCAGCTAGGGGGTCTATGTACCCTTTGCTTCCTGGAGGAG GTTGATCACCTGATAAACCAGAATCATTTATTCAAGCGCAGCATTATCTTGATTAAGGCATGGTGTTATTATGAGAGCCGTTTACTGGGTGCTCATCACGGTCTCATTTCAACTTATGCCTTGGAAACATTAGTTCTTTACATATTTCATGTGTTCAACAATTCCTTTGCTGGGCCACTTGAG GTCCTTTACCGCTTCTTGGAGTTCTTCAGCAACTTCGATTGGGACAACTTTTGTGTTAGTTTATGGGGTCCTGTGCCAATCAGTTCACTTCCTGATGTCACTG CGGAACCTCCTCGCAAAGATGCTGGAGAATTGCTTCTCAGTAAATTGTTTCTTGATGCCTGTAGCTCCGTCTATGCTGTTTTTCCTGGTGGGCAGGAAAACCAAGGGCTACCTTTTGTCTCCAAATATTTTAATGTGATCGATCCTTTACGAGTAAACAACAACCTTGGCCGTAGTGTGAGTAAAG GTAACTTTTATAGGATACGGAGTGCGTTCGGATTTGGTGCCAAAAGGCTGGCAAGGTTACTGGACTGCCCCAAAGAAAATCTAATTTATGAGGTAAACCAGTTTTTTATGAATACATGGGAGAGGCATGGCAGTGGCCAAAGGCCTGATGCCCCAGAGGCAGAATTGTCACGCCTAAGATTGTCAACACCAGATGACATACCGGACTCTCAGAATTTTAGGGTCAACCCCAGTGGGAAAAAGGTAAGTAAGGTGGAGGGAGCCAATCCACGGAATGTTTCTTCTCAACATGGTAATCACTCTTCTGGAACCTTCTCTAGAATGAATGATTCTTCTGTGTCCTCTTATACTGAAAACCAAAAGAGCCATGGCAATTTGAGCAACTCAAGGGTTCCTGATCAAGTGCAGAAGGAAGCCACTTCCTCTCAGGTTTCACATACCGACAAAATCCAGAGAGAATCAAAATCTGATCAAGTAGTGAATGATATCCAGGGTAGGTTTGTTTTTGCCAGAACGCGGTCTAGTCCTGAGCTTACAGACACCTATGGTGACAGTAACAATCAAGGAAGGCGTGGAAGAGCTCCAGAGATTGCAAAAACGCAACCCACTCCGATGAGGCAGGACAGCAGTTATAAGAGGAAGAACCAAGGATCTGAAAATATAGCAGGTCAGAGCGGTCGATCTTTAAATGATAACACGCCATCTGTTAGACACGTTCCATCCCATCAGAGTCATGATCCTGTCACCGAATCTAACGGTGGATCAAATAGCTTTCACCGAGAATCAAGCATTGATGTTCTGAATGAAGAGCTCTCATCCACTAGCGGGACACAAGGGATGCATCAGGAAGAGCAAGATCTTGTGAACATGATGGCATCTACTTCAATGCATGGATTTAATGGGCAAGTTCATTTTCCTTTTAACTGGGCTTCAGCTCAATTGCCTTTTCCTATCTCTCCTCCATTTCTTACTTCTATGGGTTATAATCAACGAAATATGCCAGGAGTTCCCACTAGTATTCCTTTTATGGATCCTGCATTCTCGAACATGCAATTTCCGCATGGTTTGATTTCACCCCATTTCAACCAGTACTTCCCAGGCCTCGGGTTGAATCCAACTTCTGAAGATCCAATTGACCGCAATAATGAAAATTTTAGCCCTATGGAGATGAACTCAGGTGAGGCAGAAAATGATTTCTGGCAAGAGCCAGATGCTGGCTCCAGTGTTGGATTTGACCCAGAAAATGGAAATTATGAAACACTTCAATCTGATTTTAAGCAACAGTCTATACATTCAGGTTTTAACTTTGTTCCTTCATCTTGGGTTACTGGCTCCGGCAACTCTCTGGGAGCTCAGCAGAAGTATATGAAAGAAAAACGTGGGCCAATTGGGGAAGAACATTCTGATAATATTCAGTTTCAGGATAGCAGAGTGAATGACATTTATGCTGAAGAAAGGATGGCAAGTTCCAGGTTCTCATCCAGTGCTCATAGTAGTTCTATGAGAAGTAAAACCTCTTCTGAGAGTTCTTGGGATGGGTCTTCTGCTAAAAGCACAAAGTCAGCAAAGGAAAGCCGGGGAAAGAAAACAGGTGCTGCAGAGCCAACTAGTGGTTATGGAAAAGGTAAAATGATGTCTGACCACGTGTCAGATCAAGCTGAGGATGAAGATCAGGATTGGAATTCTGTGTCAAACGTGGGTACTGAAATGGCTGAGAGAATCCAAGGACCTCAATCTGTTATTTCCATGCACCTTGCAAGGCATGTGGCTGAACATGAAGTTGCTCAGACAAGTGGATCGGACCCAATGATGCCCATTGCACCAATGCTTATTGGGCCTGGTTCTCGGCAAAGAATGACTGATAATTCTGGGGTTATTGCATTTTATCCCACTGGGCCACCAGTTCCATTTCTAACTATGCTTCCAATATACAATATTCCACCTGAGGCAGGAACACCTGATTCTTCAACAAGCCCTTTAGGAGGAGAAGAATGCTTAGATCATAGGGATTCAGGCCAGAACTTTGATACGTCTGAGGGAGTACTTGACCACTCTGAAGATTTAACTCCATCCAGTTCTTTTAGAGGGGCTACTTCTATTGAGGCACCTGATGAACACAGGCCCGATATACTTAACAGTGACTTTGCTAGTCACTGGCAAAATTTGCAATATGGAAGGTTTTGCCAAAACCCTAGACATTCTGGACAACTTGTTTATCCTTCTCCTGTAATGGTACCACCTGTATATTTACAGGGTCGTTTCCCGTGGGATGGTCCTGGACGACCTCATTCAGCGAACATGAACCACTTTACTCAGCTGACAAGCTATGGTCCTCGTGCATTGCCCATTGCACCTCTACAGTCTGCTTCTAATAGACCTCCTAATGTGTTTCAACGGTATGTTGATGAGATACCAAGATTCCGCAGCGGGACAGGGACGTACCTGCCAAATCCT AAGGTTTCAGTTAGGGATCGGCACTCATCTAATACAAGAAGGGGGAATTACAACTATGAGAGAAACGATAACCATGTGGACAGAGAATCGAATTGGACTATGAATCCAAAATCTCGTGCTGGTGGGCGCAATTACAACCGCAGCCAATCTGAGAAATCAAACTCAAGAGGGGATAGGTTGGCATCCAATGATAGCCGGGCAGACAGATCATGGAGCTCACATAGGCATGACTCCGTTCCTTCTTATCTGTCCCAAAATGGTCAATTGCGTGGAAACTCAAGCCATAGTGGCCCTCCTCCAAATGTGGCATATGGCATGTATCCTTTAACAGCAATGAACCCAAGTGGAGTGACTTCAAATGAACCTGGTGGATCCCCTGTTGTAATGCTCTATCCATTTGACCACAATGCCGGTTATGGTCCACAAGGAGAACAGCTTGAGTTTGGGTCTCTGGGTCGTCCAGCAAGTGTAAATGAACAATCTCAGCCAGGTGAGGGAAATCGTCAACGGGGAGCATTTGAGCAACAGAGATTTCATGCAGTTTCTGGGCAACGGTCTTCTCCAGATCAACCATCTTCACCTCATCATCAAAGGTAA
- the LOC132645459 gene encoding uncharacterized protein LOC132645459 isoform X1 yields MGELEEWAEPSGLLPNGLVADAGPVIGVLDSERWSKAEERTAELIACIKPNQPSEERRNAVADYVQRLIMKCFPCQVFTFGSVPLKTYLPDGDIDLTAFSNNQSLKDTWAHQVRDMLEKEEKNENAEFHVKEVQYIQAEVKLIKCLVENIVVDISFNQLGGLCTLCFLEEVDHLINQNHLFKRSIILIKAWCYYESRLLGAHHGLISTYALETLVLYIFHVFNNSFAGPLEVLYRFLEFFSNFDWDNFCVSLWGPVPISSLPDVTAEPPRKDAGELLLSKLFLDACSSVYAVFPGGQENQGLPFVSKYFNVIDPLRVNNNLGRSVSKGNFYRIRSAFGFGAKRLARLLDCPKENLIYEVNQFFMNTWERHGSGQRPDAPEAELSRLRLSTPDDIPDSQNFRVNPSGKKVSKVEGANPRNVSSQHGNHSSGTFSRMNDSSVSSYTENQKSHGNLSNSRVPDQVQKEATSSQVSHTDKIQRESKSDQVVNDIQGRFVFARTRSSPELTDTYGDSNNQGRRGRAPEIAKTQPTPMRQDSSYKRKNQGSENIAGQSGRSLNDNTPSVRHVPSHQSHDPVTESNGGSNSFHRESSIDVLNEELSSTSGTQGMHQEEQDLVNMMASTSMHGFNGQVHFPFNWASAQLPFPISPPFLTSMGYNQRNMPGVPTSIPFMDPAFSNMQFPHGLISPHFNQYFPGLGLNPTSEDPIDRNNENFSPMEMNSGEAENDFWQEPDAGSSVGFDPENGNYETLQSDFKQQSIHSGFNFVPSSWVTGSGNSLGAQQKYMKEKRGPIGEEHSDNIQFQDSRVNDIYAEERMASSRFSSSAHSSSMRSKTSSESSWDGSSAKSTKSAKESRGKKTGAAEPTSGYGKGKMMSDHVSDQAEDEDQDWNSVSNVGTEMAERIQGPQSVISMHLARHVAEHEVAQTSGSDPMMPIAPMLIGPGSRQRMTDNSGVIAFYPTGPPVPFLTMLPIYNIPPEAGTPDSSTSPLGGEECLDHRDSGQNFDTSEGVLDHSEDLTPSSSFRGATSIEAPDEHRPDILNSDFASHWQNLQYGRFCQNPRHSGQLVYPSPVMVPPVYLQGRFPWDGPGRPHSANMNHFTQLTSYGPRALPIAPLQSASNRPPNVFQRYVDEIPRFRSGTGTYLPNPVSVRDRHSSNTRRGNYNYERNDNHVDRESNWTMNPKSRAGGRNYNRSQSEKSNSRGDRLASNDSRADRSWSSHRHDSVPSYLSQNGQLRGNSSHSGPPPNVAYGMYPLTAMNPSGVTSNEPGGSPVVMLYPFDHNAGYGPQGEQLEFGSLGRPASVNEQSQPGEGNRQRGAFEQQRFHAVSGQRSSPDQPSSPHHQRRI; encoded by the exons ATGGGAGAGCTTGAGGAATGGGCAGAGCCAAGTGGGCTATTGCCAAATGGTCTAGTGGCAGATGCGGGGCCCGTTATCGGAGTCCTCGACTCTGAGAGATGGTCAAAGGCTGAGGAAAGGACTGCAGAGCTTATTGCCTGCATTAAGCCTAATCAACCATCCGAGGAGCGTAGAAATGCTGTTGCTGATTACGTCCAGCGGCTCATCATGAAGTGTTTCCCATGTCAG GTTTTTACATTTGGCTCAGTACCCTTGAAGACTTATCTTCCTGATGGGGACATTGATTTAACTGCCTTCAGTAACAACCAAAGTTTAAAAGATACATGGGCTCATCAGGTTCGTGATATGCTAGAGAAGGAGGAGAAAAATGAAAATGCTGAATTTCATGTTAAGGAGGTTCAGTACATTCAGGCAGAA GTGAAGTTAATTAAATGTTTAGTTGAAAATATCGTGGTTGACATATCTTTCAATCAGCTAGGGGGTCTATGTACCCTTTGCTTCCTGGAGGAG GTTGATCACCTGATAAACCAGAATCATTTATTCAAGCGCAGCATTATCTTGATTAAGGCATGGTGTTATTATGAGAGCCGTTTACTGGGTGCTCATCACGGTCTCATTTCAACTTATGCCTTGGAAACATTAGTTCTTTACATATTTCATGTGTTCAACAATTCCTTTGCTGGGCCACTTGAG GTCCTTTACCGCTTCTTGGAGTTCTTCAGCAACTTCGATTGGGACAACTTTTGTGTTAGTTTATGGGGTCCTGTGCCAATCAGTTCACTTCCTGATGTCACTG CGGAACCTCCTCGCAAAGATGCTGGAGAATTGCTTCTCAGTAAATTGTTTCTTGATGCCTGTAGCTCCGTCTATGCTGTTTTTCCTGGTGGGCAGGAAAACCAAGGGCTACCTTTTGTCTCCAAATATTTTAATGTGATCGATCCTTTACGAGTAAACAACAACCTTGGCCGTAGTGTGAGTAAAG GTAACTTTTATAGGATACGGAGTGCGTTCGGATTTGGTGCCAAAAGGCTGGCAAGGTTACTGGACTGCCCCAAAGAAAATCTAATTTATGAGGTAAACCAGTTTTTTATGAATACATGGGAGAGGCATGGCAGTGGCCAAAGGCCTGATGCCCCAGAGGCAGAATTGTCACGCCTAAGATTGTCAACACCAGATGACATACCGGACTCTCAGAATTTTAGGGTCAACCCCAGTGGGAAAAAGGTAAGTAAGGTGGAGGGAGCCAATCCACGGAATGTTTCTTCTCAACATGGTAATCACTCTTCTGGAACCTTCTCTAGAATGAATGATTCTTCTGTGTCCTCTTATACTGAAAACCAAAAGAGCCATGGCAATTTGAGCAACTCAAGGGTTCCTGATCAAGTGCAGAAGGAAGCCACTTCCTCTCAGGTTTCACATACCGACAAAATCCAGAGAGAATCAAAATCTGATCAAGTAGTGAATGATATCCAGGGTAGGTTTGTTTTTGCCAGAACGCGGTCTAGTCCTGAGCTTACAGACACCTATGGTGACAGTAACAATCAAGGAAGGCGTGGAAGAGCTCCAGAGATTGCAAAAACGCAACCCACTCCGATGAGGCAGGACAGCAGTTATAAGAGGAAGAACCAAGGATCTGAAAATATAGCAGGTCAGAGCGGTCGATCTTTAAATGATAACACGCCATCTGTTAGACACGTTCCATCCCATCAGAGTCATGATCCTGTCACCGAATCTAACGGTGGATCAAATAGCTTTCACCGAGAATCAAGCATTGATGTTCTGAATGAAGAGCTCTCATCCACTAGCGGGACACAAGGGATGCATCAGGAAGAGCAAGATCTTGTGAACATGATGGCATCTACTTCAATGCATGGATTTAATGGGCAAGTTCATTTTCCTTTTAACTGGGCTTCAGCTCAATTGCCTTTTCCTATCTCTCCTCCATTTCTTACTTCTATGGGTTATAATCAACGAAATATGCCAGGAGTTCCCACTAGTATTCCTTTTATGGATCCTGCATTCTCGAACATGCAATTTCCGCATGGTTTGATTTCACCCCATTTCAACCAGTACTTCCCAGGCCTCGGGTTGAATCCAACTTCTGAAGATCCAATTGACCGCAATAATGAAAATTTTAGCCCTATGGAGATGAACTCAGGTGAGGCAGAAAATGATTTCTGGCAAGAGCCAGATGCTGGCTCCAGTGTTGGATTTGACCCAGAAAATGGAAATTATGAAACACTTCAATCTGATTTTAAGCAACAGTCTATACATTCAGGTTTTAACTTTGTTCCTTCATCTTGGGTTACTGGCTCCGGCAACTCTCTGGGAGCTCAGCAGAAGTATATGAAAGAAAAACGTGGGCCAATTGGGGAAGAACATTCTGATAATATTCAGTTTCAGGATAGCAGAGTGAATGACATTTATGCTGAAGAAAGGATGGCAAGTTCCAGGTTCTCATCCAGTGCTCATAGTAGTTCTATGAGAAGTAAAACCTCTTCTGAGAGTTCTTGGGATGGGTCTTCTGCTAAAAGCACAAAGTCAGCAAAGGAAAGCCGGGGAAAGAAAACAGGTGCTGCAGAGCCAACTAGTGGTTATGGAAAAGGTAAAATGATGTCTGACCACGTGTCAGATCAAGCTGAGGATGAAGATCAGGATTGGAATTCTGTGTCAAACGTGGGTACTGAAATGGCTGAGAGAATCCAAGGACCTCAATCTGTTATTTCCATGCACCTTGCAAGGCATGTGGCTGAACATGAAGTTGCTCAGACAAGTGGATCGGACCCAATGATGCCCATTGCACCAATGCTTATTGGGCCTGGTTCTCGGCAAAGAATGACTGATAATTCTGGGGTTATTGCATTTTATCCCACTGGGCCACCAGTTCCATTTCTAACTATGCTTCCAATATACAATATTCCACCTGAGGCAGGAACACCTGATTCTTCAACAAGCCCTTTAGGAGGAGAAGAATGCTTAGATCATAGGGATTCAGGCCAGAACTTTGATACGTCTGAGGGAGTACTTGACCACTCTGAAGATTTAACTCCATCCAGTTCTTTTAGAGGGGCTACTTCTATTGAGGCACCTGATGAACACAGGCCCGATATACTTAACAGTGACTTTGCTAGTCACTGGCAAAATTTGCAATATGGAAGGTTTTGCCAAAACCCTAGACATTCTGGACAACTTGTTTATCCTTCTCCTGTAATGGTACCACCTGTATATTTACAGGGTCGTTTCCCGTGGGATGGTCCTGGACGACCTCATTCAGCGAACATGAACCACTTTACTCAGCTGACAAGCTATGGTCCTCGTGCATTGCCCATTGCACCTCTACAGTCTGCTTCTAATAGACCTCCTAATGTGTTTCAACGGTATGTTGATGAGATACCAAGATTCCGCAGCGGGACAGGGACGTACCTGCCAAATCCT GTTTCAGTTAGGGATCGGCACTCATCTAATACAAGAAGGGGGAATTACAACTATGAGAGAAACGATAACCATGTGGACAGAGAATCGAATTGGACTATGAATCCAAAATCTCGTGCTGGTGGGCGCAATTACAACCGCAGCCAATCTGAGAAATCAAACTCAAGAGGGGATAGGTTGGCATCCAATGATAGCCGGGCAGACAGATCATGGAGCTCACATAGGCATGACTCCGTTCCTTCTTATCTGTCCCAAAATGGTCAATTGCGTGGAAACTCAAGCCATAGTGGCCCTCCTCCAAATGTGGCATATGGCATGTATCCTTTAACAGCAATGAACCCAAGTGGAGTGACTTCAAATGAACCTGGTGGATCCCCTGTTGTAATGCTCTATCCATTTGACCACAATGCCGGTTATGGTCCACAAGGAGAACAGCTTGAGTTTGGGTCTCTGGGTCGTCCAGCAAGTGTAAATGAACAATCTCAGCCAGGTGAGGGAAATCGTCAACGGGGAGCATTTGAGCAACAGAGATTTCATGCAGTTTCTGGGCAACGGTCTTCTCCAGATCAACCATCTTCACCTCATCATCAAAG GAGGATTTAA